In the Wyeomyia smithii strain HCP4-BCI-WySm-NY-G18 chromosome 2, ASM2978416v1, whole genome shotgun sequence genome, one interval contains:
- the LOC129722451 gene encoding uroporphyrinogen decarboxylase isoform X2 yields the protein MVADKNFPPLKNDNVLRAARGESVDRVPVWVMRQAGRYLPEFQEVRAKHDFFEVCRTPELACEVTMQPLRRFDLDASIIFSDILVIPQALGITVEMKKGVGPVLPEPLVTPEDLKRLNQTGTIERLKYVGDAITMMRHLLDGKVPLLGFTGAPWTLMGYMIEGGGSKTMSKAKSWLTDYPEASQQLLNILTDQVVDYLLMQIKAGAQMVQVFESSAEHLSKEQYLEVCLPYLKRIRDDLLSKLASENIAAVPMVLFSKGAMHSLPEQAKTGYEVIGLDWTIDPEEARKLVGPDVTLQGNLDPQLMYKPSEELRQLVVEMVQKFGKHRYIANLGHGITPQTPIESMTVLVKAVHDAL from the exons ATGGTCGCTGACAAG aatttCCCTCCGTTGAAAAATGATAACGTTTTGCGGGCAGCCCGTGGCGAATCGGTTGATCGTGTGCCGGTTTGGGTGATGCGTCAAGCCGGACGTTATTTGCCGGAATTTCAAGAGGTTCGGGCTaagcatgattttttcgaggtcTGTCGCACACCGGAGTTGGCATGTGAAGTGACGATGCAGCCACTGAGGAGGTTCGATTTGGATGCCTCGATTATCTTCTCGGACATTTTAGTTATACCACAGGCGTTGGGAATCACCGTAGAGATGAAGAAGGGTGTTGGACCGGTATTACCGGAGCCCTTAGTTACTCCGGAGGATCTGAAAAGACTGAATCAGACCGGGACCATCGAGAGGTTGAAGTACGTAGGAGATGCGATCACTATGATGCGACATTTACTAGATGGTAAGGTGCCTCTGCTGGGATTCACTGGCGCGCCTTGGACGCTGATGGGATATATGATTGAGGGAGGCGGAAGTAAGACCATGTCGAAAGCCAAATCATGGTTAACGGATTACCCAGAGGCAAGCCAACAATTGCTAAACATTCTCACCGATCAGGTTGTAGACTATTTACTGATGCAAATCAAAGCCGGTGCTCAAATGGTACAAGTATTTGAGTCCAGTGCGGAACACTTGTCCAAAGAGCAATATTTAGAGGTTTGTTTGCCATACctcaaacgaattagagatgatTTGCTCAGTAAGCTTGCATCCGAAAACATTGCTGCAGTGCCGATGGTGCTATTTTCTAAAGGAGCAATGCATTCTCTGCCGGAGCAGGCAAAAACCGGTTACGAGGTAATCGGGCTTGACTGGACTATTGATCCAGAGGAAGCAAGAAAGCTGGTCGGACCGGATGTCACACTGCAGGGAAATTTAGATCCCCAACTAATGTACAAACCTTCAGAGGAACTCCGTCAGCTGGTAGTGGAGATGGTGCAGAAATTTGGCAAGCATCGATACATTGCCAATCTCGGTCATGGAATCACGCCACAGACACCGATCGAAAGTATGACCGTCTTGGTGAAAGCGGTTCATGATGCCTTGTAG
- the LOC129722451 gene encoding uroporphyrinogen decarboxylase isoform X1 → MLVALNRFSIVLGLFSTLVFLSLFLFFCTSSMSSLAVAHKRPVSYEAINFPPLKNDNVLRAARGESVDRVPVWVMRQAGRYLPEFQEVRAKHDFFEVCRTPELACEVTMQPLRRFDLDASIIFSDILVIPQALGITVEMKKGVGPVLPEPLVTPEDLKRLNQTGTIERLKYVGDAITMMRHLLDGKVPLLGFTGAPWTLMGYMIEGGGSKTMSKAKSWLTDYPEASQQLLNILTDQVVDYLLMQIKAGAQMVQVFESSAEHLSKEQYLEVCLPYLKRIRDDLLSKLASENIAAVPMVLFSKGAMHSLPEQAKTGYEVIGLDWTIDPEEARKLVGPDVTLQGNLDPQLMYKPSEELRQLVVEMVQKFGKHRYIANLGHGITPQTPIESMTVLVKAVHDAL, encoded by the exons ATGCTGGTGGCGTTGAATCGCTTCTCGATTGTGCTTGGATTGTTTTCTACGCTGGTGTTCCTATCGTTGTTCCTGTTTTTCTGTACCTCATCCATGTCTAGCTTGGCAGTGGCTCACAAGCGCCCTGTTAGCTACGAAGCAATT aatttCCCTCCGTTGAAAAATGATAACGTTTTGCGGGCAGCCCGTGGCGAATCGGTTGATCGTGTGCCGGTTTGGGTGATGCGTCAAGCCGGACGTTATTTGCCGGAATTTCAAGAGGTTCGGGCTaagcatgattttttcgaggtcTGTCGCACACCGGAGTTGGCATGTGAAGTGACGATGCAGCCACTGAGGAGGTTCGATTTGGATGCCTCGATTATCTTCTCGGACATTTTAGTTATACCACAGGCGTTGGGAATCACCGTAGAGATGAAGAAGGGTGTTGGACCGGTATTACCGGAGCCCTTAGTTACTCCGGAGGATCTGAAAAGACTGAATCAGACCGGGACCATCGAGAGGTTGAAGTACGTAGGAGATGCGATCACTATGATGCGACATTTACTAGATGGTAAGGTGCCTCTGCTGGGATTCACTGGCGCGCCTTGGACGCTGATGGGATATATGATTGAGGGAGGCGGAAGTAAGACCATGTCGAAAGCCAAATCATGGTTAACGGATTACCCAGAGGCAAGCCAACAATTGCTAAACATTCTCACCGATCAGGTTGTAGACTATTTACTGATGCAAATCAAAGCCGGTGCTCAAATGGTACAAGTATTTGAGTCCAGTGCGGAACACTTGTCCAAAGAGCAATATTTAGAGGTTTGTTTGCCATACctcaaacgaattagagatgatTTGCTCAGTAAGCTTGCATCCGAAAACATTGCTGCAGTGCCGATGGTGCTATTTTCTAAAGGAGCAATGCATTCTCTGCCGGAGCAGGCAAAAACCGGTTACGAGGTAATCGGGCTTGACTGGACTATTGATCCAGAGGAAGCAAGAAAGCTGGTCGGACCGGATGTCACACTGCAGGGAAATTTAGATCCCCAACTAATGTACAAACCTTCAGAGGAACTCCGTCAGCTGGTAGTGGAGATGGTGCAGAAATTTGGCAAGCATCGATACATTGCCAATCTCGGTCATGGAATCACGCCACAGACACCGATCGAAAGTATGACCGTCTTGGTGAAAGCGGTTCATGATGCCTTGTAG
- the LOC129722452 gene encoding 60S ribosomal protein L31 — MAKTKTEKKAKSAINEVVTRECTINLNRRLHKVGYKKRSPRAIKIVRKFAEKEMGTTDVRIDTRLNKAIWHRGIRNPPFRIRVRLSRRRNDDEDSPNKLYTLVTYVPVPTFKELQTENVESTDD, encoded by the exons ATGGCCAAAACCAAGACGGAAAAGAAGGCGAAATCCGCCATCAATGAAGTGGTAACCCGCGAGTGCACCATCAACCTGAACCGTCGGCTGCACAAGGTTGGATACAAGAAGCGATCGCCACGAGCAATCAAAATCGTGCGTAAATTCGCCGAAAAGGAGATGGGCACTACTGATGTCCGCATCGATACCCGCCTGAACAAGGCTATCTGGCACCGTGGAATCAG AAACCCACCATTCCGCATACGTGTGCGCCTGTCCCGCCGTCGCAACGATGACGAGGATTCGCCCAACAAACTGTACACGCTGGTTACGTACGTTCCGGTACCCACGTTCAAGGAGTTGCAGACGGAAAATGTTGAATCGACCGACGATTAA